The following DNA comes from Mucisphaera calidilacus.
CGTGTTGGAACTCTTCGACCTCGTCGCATCGGAGTCGGTGGACGCGTGTGCCGCGGACGGAGCGGTGTGACTGTGCGAGTATTTCGAGGGCGGAGCCGTTGGCGAGTGTGAGTCGTCGCTGGGTGGGTGGCTGGGCGAGGACGGAGTTGGTGGATCCGGGTTTGGGGTGATGGAGCAGGGGTGTGTTGAGGAGCCGGAGCAGGTGGTGGTGCATGCGTAGGGATTGCTCGAGGGATCCGCCGAGGATGCGCAGCTGGAAGCCGGGTTTGAAGATGAGGTCGAGGAGTGAGGCGACGGCGCCGAGCAGGGTTTTTCCGCCGCCTCGGTTGGCCCAGACGACGATGTCGGCGGGTGCGTGGTGTTGGTGTCGTGCGGCGAGCTGGTCGGCGAAGAAGCTGCGGAGCAGGTATTGGAAGGGGGGTGATGCGTTGGGGGTGACGGCGTGTCGGGGGACGTTGAGTCCGAGTCCGACGCGGACGAATCGGTGGAGCTGGTCGGGTGTCTGGGGGCAGGCGGACTGGAGGAGTCGGAGTCGTGTGGAGGGTTTTCGTTGGTGGTCGTGGCGGGTCATGGCTGGTCCTGGTGGTCGGTGTCTTCGTCGTCGTCGTGGGTGTAGAGGATTTCGCGGAGCTGCTGGGGTGTGAGGTTGTCGTCGTGTTGGTCGGGTGTGGTCGGCAGGTGTCGGTCGAGTTTGAGGAGGTCGACGCAGGCCTTGCGTGCGGTTTCGGAGTTGGTGGGTTCTTCGGCGGTGGCGAGGGTGAGCAGTCGGGAGGCGGCCATGAGTCGGCATCGTCCGAGGAGGAGTTGTGTCTGGAGGTCGGCGAGCGAGCAGAGGGCGCCGAGGGTTCGGAGGGTGTCTTCGCGTGAGGCCCATGCGGCGAGTTCGTGGGTGGAGAGTTTGTGGTTTTCGGCGATGCCGACCCAGTCGGACTCGGCGCGGATGAGGTCGGCGAGGAGTGCGCGGGCGCGGTTGCTCGACATCTTGCTCATGGTGTTGGTCCCGGGTCAGTGGTTGTGCTGTTCGACGAGTTTCATGAGGGCGTCGGAGCGTGAGCCGCCCAGGGATCGGAGGGTCTGGTCGAGTCGTTGGCGTTGGGGTGGTGTGAGGAAGAAGTGGACGGCGAGGGTTTGTTGTTCGGGGGGTGTGGGTGGTTGGAGTCGTGGTTGGGTGGTGGTGAGTTGGATGAGGTGTTCTGCGGCGGAGCGGTCTTCGGGGAGCAGGGGTGTGATATCGGGGAGGGGGATGTGTCGGGTGAGTTGGGTGAGGAGTTGTCCGCGTCGGGTGGGGTTGTCGGAGCCTGAGAGTCGATTGAGGGTGGCGAGGTAGACGAGTGCCTGAGCGTCGTCGACGTCCCAGACGAGGCATCGTGCGTGGGTGTGGTTGAGTTGCTGGAGGGCTCGGCGTCGGTGGTGACCGTCGAGGATCTGGTAGGTGTTGCGGGTGAGGGGTCTGGTGATGATGGGCGGGTAGTGGCTGGTTTTGCTGATGTGTCGGGCGAGTTTGTCGATCATGCGTTGGCGCATGACGTTGGCGTTGTGGGGGTGTTGCTGGAGTTGTTCAAGCGGGATGTTGTGGAGCGTGTTGGGGGTTGATGTGGGCGTAGTAGACGGGTTCGACGAGGACGCGGGTGCGTGCGGTGTTGAGTTGTTGTGGTGTGTCATGGTGTCGTCGTCCTCCTCGTCCGGCGTTCTGCTGGTACCAGCGTTGGACTTCCCGGATGAGGAAGTGTTGTGTGGCTGGCGGCCGGCGTTGGATGTCCTGCCATAAGCGTGCGGGTCGTGCCAGGTCGGTGCGCACGAACCCGGCGTGTTCGAGGGCGTCGAGGAGTCGCTGGTCGCAGGGGAGGGGTGGTCGGGTGTAGGGGGTCATGCCGGCGTGCTGGAAGAAGGGGTTGATGCGTCCCATGGCGGCGAGGGCTTCGGTGACGGGTGTGGTGGCGGTTTCGAGGGCGTGTCGGACGAGTCGGACGGCGAGGCCGTTGCCTCGGAACCGGGGGTGGACGATGACGCGGCTGATGCAGCGGATTTCCTGGTTGATGAGTCGGGCGCGTTGTGCGGGTGGGAGGGTGTTGCCGAAGCGTTGGTTGAGGGCGTGGTCGCGGAGGTTGCAGGCGAGTGCGGGGAGGGACTCGACGAGGATGGCGGCGGGTTGCGGCCTGGGTGTGCGCGCGAGCCAGCGGTCGGCGGGTGAGGGGTGTGTGTGGAGGAGGGCAAGGATGCGTGTGGCGGTGGCGGGTTTGTCGGCGCGGTAGTGGAAGGGGGCGAGTTGGCGGAGGTGGTCCCATGTGCCGGTGGTGAGGGTGAGGGCGTTGTCGTGGGCGGCGGGGTTGTGGAAGCGTTGGCGTAGGGTGGTGGTTGTCATCGTGTGAGGACCTCGGCCTGGTGGTGGGGTGTGAGGTGGACGAGGGTGTCGGGCTGGAGGGGTTCGAGGAGGTCGTCGTGGGCGGTGGCGATGACGAGGGTGGCGTGCGTGGTTCGTGACCAGCGGTGGAGGGTTTTGGCGAGGTTGGCGGCGGTGGTTCGGTCGAGGGGTGCGGCGAACTCGTCGGCGGTGAGGAGGGTTCGGGTGTCGGGTGGTGTGTGTTGTGAGAGCGCGATGGCGTGGGCGAGTCGGAGTCGGAAGCGTTGGCCGACGGAGAGTTGCGCGGGTGTTCGGAGCAGGAGTGCGGCCTCGGCGAGTCCGGCGCGGGAGAGGGCGTGGGTGAGGGTGTTGAGGTCGTCGGGCAGGGGTTGGGGGAGGCCTTCGGCGAGGGGTCGGTCGGGCCAGGGCGGGAGGTGGTCGAGGTCGATGTGTCGGGTGTCGGGGTCGTGGTGCTTGAGTTGGGTGGTGAGTTCGCGGAGGAGTGTGGACTTTCCGGTGCCTGAGGGCCCGGTGATGAAGACGAGTTGTGCGGGCCGGAGGGTGAGCTGGAGGGGCGGGACGAGGGTGAGGGGTTGGGATTGGTCGGCGTCGAGGCCGAAGAGGGCGGCGGCGTGGGCGACGGCGGGTGCGTCGTGGGTTGTGGGGGTGACGGTGGCGTGGAGGTCGAGGGTGACAGGGTTTATCACTTGCAAAACTCCCGGTGTGTTTGGGGTGAGGGTTGGGTGCGGGGATCAGAGTCGGGCGAGTGCTTTGACGACGCCCATGTGTTCGCGGACGCGGTGGAGGGAGATGCCGGTTTGTCGCGCGGTTTTGCGGAGGCTGTGGCCATGGAGCGCGACGGATTTCGCGGTGGGTCGGACGTCGGGCGGGAGGAGGTCGAGTTGCGTGGCGACGAAGGCGAAGAGGTCGGAGTTGAGTCGGTTGAGGAGGTTTCGGAGTCGTCGCTGGACGGTTCTTGGGGGCTTATCGAGGAGTCGTGCGGTATCGGTGATGGTCATGCCATGGCGGTAGATCTGATCGAGGAGGAGTTGTTCGTGTCGTGGGAGGTAGGCGGCGCGAGCGAGGATGCGGTCGGCGTGGTTTCGCTGGCTGACGCGAGCGTGCAGTTGTTTTTCGGTGGCGCGTTCGACGGTGGTTGCGGACATGGCTTTCTCCCTGTAAGTTAGGTGTCTGTTTGGTTATCCCCGGAGTATACGGCGGGTGGTCGTGCTGTCAAGACTTCGTATACTGATTATTAAACCCTGCATGAACATCGATCAAGTTAATTTATGATATCTTTACAATTTAGTGCTTAAATGGGTCGGATTGATGAAGGGAGGTGTTGTTTGGCTGTTGGTGGGTCGTCGTCGGATGTGGGACTGGGGGAGTTGCTGCGTGGGTATCGTCGGGCGCGTGGTTTGAGTTTGTCGGCGTTGGCGGGGCGTTGTGGTGTGACGAAGGGGTATTTGTCGCTGATTGAGAATGGTCGTGTGGGCCGTCCGCCGAGCGAGCGTGTGGTGTCGTCGCTGGAGGAGGCGTTGGGGTTGACGGACGGGTCGTTGCGTCGTGCGGCGGCGTGGGCGACGACGCCTGAGGCGATCCGTGCGGAGGTGGATCGTTTGCGTGCGGACGCGTCGTTTTCGCATCGATTGGCGCGGACGCTGCTTGCGGCGGGCGGCAAGTCGGGTGCGGGTCCGGTGGATCTGGATGCGTTGTACCGGGCGGGCGTGCTGGGACGAGTTACGTCGGAGGGTGCTGCCGGGGAGGATGCGGGGGGTGCTGCCGGGGGGAGAGCCGAGGGGGGAGCCGGGGGTGATTCCGGGGGTGCGATGCGTTTGTTGACGGAGGCGATGGCGGAGCGTGTGCCGCTGATCAATCGTGTGCCGGCGGGGTATCCGGCGGGTTTCACGGATCTTGGGTTTCCGGCGCGGGTGGCGGACGAGTATGTGCCTTGTCCGGGGGTGCGGGATCGTGACGCGTTTGCGGCGCGGGTAGTGGGTGATTCGATGGAGCCTGAGTACCGTGAGGGTGACGTGGTGGTGTTTTCGCCTGAGTCGGACGTGGTGGACGGGTGTGATTGTTTTGTGCGTCTGGAGCCGGACCACGAGACGACGTTCAAGCGTGTGTTTTTTGATGGAGAGGGTGAGGTTCGGCTGCAGCCTTTGAACCCGCGGTACCCGGCGCGGGTGTTGGAGCGTGAGCAGGTGGCGGGTTTGTACCGTGCGGTGTGGCGGATGTCGCGTTTGTGATGGGTTGTGCGCATGGGGCCTCCGGAGAGGCGTGCGGGTGTCGCGTCTGTGCGCACGGGCGGGCTAGGGATAACCCTGACTATCTTCGGATTCGGGGATCTGATATGTTATGTAAGTCTGCATTGATGCAGTGCCTGCAGGCCACGAGCTGGAGATGATTTCCGATGGATGCGACGGCGGTGATCTGGATTATTGTGGCTCAGGCCATCGGTTTTCTGATGCAGGGGATGGTGGGTTTTGGCGCGGGTCTGATCATCGTGCCCATCCTGGTGTGTGTGGGGATGGACGTTCCGATGGCGGTGGGAGCGTTGCTGGGTGGTGTGATGGTGGGTACGGGGCAGCGTTG
Coding sequences within:
- a CDS encoding helix-turn-helix domain-containing protein, coding for MAVGGSSSDVGLGELLRGYRRARGLSLSALAGRCGVTKGYLSLIENGRVGRPPSERVVSSLEEALGLTDGSLRRAAAWATTPEAIRAEVDRLRADASFSHRLARTLLAAGGKSGAGPVDLDALYRAGVLGRVTSEGAAGEDAGGAAGGRAEGGAGGDSGGAMRLLTEAMAERVPLINRVPAGYPAGFTDLGFPARVADEYVPCPGVRDRDAFAARVVGDSMEPEYREGDVVVFSPESDVVDGCDCFVRLEPDHETTFKRVFFDGEGEVRLQPLNPRYPARVLEREQVAGLYRAVWRMSRL
- a CDS encoding ParB/RepB/Spo0J family partition protein; its protein translation is MTHHNNSTPHAPASSSNPSTTPTSTPNTLHNIPLEQLQQHPHNANVMRQRMIDKLARHISKTSHYPPIITRPLTRNTYQILDGHHRRRALQQLNHTHARCLVWDVDDAQALVYLATLNRLSGSDNPTRRGQLLTQLTRHIPLPDITPLLPEDRSAAEHLIQLTTTQPRLQPPTPPEQQTLAVHFFLTPPQRQRLDQTLRSLGGSRSDALMKLVEQHNH
- a CDS encoding ATP-binding cassette domain-containing protein; translation: MINPVTLDLHATVTPTTHDAPAVAHAAALFGLDADQSQPLTLVPPLQLTLRPAQLVFITGPSGTGKSTLLRELTTQLKHHDPDTRHIDLDHLPPWPDRPLAEGLPQPLPDDLNTLTHALSRAGLAEAALLLRTPAQLSVGQRFRLRLAHAIALSQHTPPDTRTLLTADEFAAPLDRTTAANLAKTLHRWSRTTHATLVIATAHDDLLEPLQPDTLVHLTPHHQAEVLTR
- a CDS encoding GNAT family N-acetyltransferase, which gives rise to MTTTTLRQRFHNPAAHDNALTLTTGTWDHLRQLAPFHYRADKPATATRILALLHTHPSPADRWLARTPRPQPAAILVESLPALACNLRDHALNQRFGNTLPPAQRARLINQEIRCISRVIVHPRFRGNGLAVRLVRHALETATTPVTEALAAMGRINPFFQHAGMTPYTRPPLPCDQRLLDALEHAGFVRTDLARPARLWQDIQRRPPATQHFLIREVQRWYQQNAGRGGRRHHDTPQQLNTARTRVLVEPVYYAHINPQHAPQHPA